The proteins below come from a single Gossypium raimondii isolate GPD5lz chromosome 2, ASM2569854v1, whole genome shotgun sequence genomic window:
- the LOC105789078 gene encoding pyruvate kinase, cytosolic isozyme, giving the protein MEINNHHEGGFEMEKKPKTKIVCTLGPASRSVPMIEKLLRAGMNVARFNFSHGSHAYHQETLDNLRAAMLSTGILCAVMLDTKGPEIRTGFLKDGKIQLKQGQEITITTDYSIKGDETLISMSYKKLAEDVKPGMVILCADGTISFTVLSCDKQNGLVHCRCENSAVLGERKNVNLPGVVVDLPTLTEKDKEDILEWGVPNQIDMIALSFVRKGSDLVEVRKLLGKHAKNILLMSKVENQEGVANFDDILTNSDAFMVARGDLGMEIPIEKIFLAQKVMIYKCNIQGKPVVTATQMLESMIKSPRPTRAEATDVANAVLDGTDCVMLSGETAAGAYPELAVQTMAKICVEAESTLDYGDVFKRIMEHSPVPMSPLESLASSAVRTANSAKASLILVLTRGGSTAKLVAKYRPGMPILSMVVPEIQTDSFDWSCSDEAPARHSLVYRGLIPVLYAGSARASHEETTEEALEFAIQHAKAKGLCQNGDSIVALHRIGTASVIKILTAK; this is encoded by the exons ATGGAAATCAATAACCACCATGAAGGAGGTTTCGAAATGGAGAAGAAGCCCAAGACGAAGATCGTATGCACTCTGGGTCCTGCATCCAGGTCCGTTCCTATGATCGAGAAGCTGTTGAGGGCCGGCATGAACGTCGCTCGTTTCAACTTCTCTCATGGATCTCATGCCTACCATCAGGAAACCCTTGACAATCTCAGGGCAGCTATGCTCAGCACTGGCATTCTCTGCGCCGTCATGCTCGATACCAAG GGTCCCGAGATCCGAACTGGTTTTCTCAAGGATGGAAAAATTCAGCTCAAACAGGGTCAAGAAATCACCATAACAACTGACTATAGCATAAAGGGTGATGAGACACTGATAAGTATGAGTTACAAAAAGTTGGCCGAGGATGTCAAACCAGGGATGGTCATACTTTGTGCAGATGGGACAATCTCTTTTACAGTCTTATCTTGTGACAAACAAAACGGTTTGGTTCACTGTCGATGTGAGAATTCTGCAGTTCTTGGTGAGAGGAAGAACGTTAATCTTCCAGGGGTCGTTGTTGACCTCCCAACCTTGACTGAAAAGGACAAGGAAGATATCTTGGAATGGGGAGTTCCAAACCAAATTGACATGATTGCTCTTTCTTTTGTTCGAAAAGGATCAGACCTCGTGGAGGTTCGGAAGCTGCTTGGAAAGCATGCTAAGAATATTCTTCTCATGTCGAAG GTTGAAAATCAAGAAGGGGTAGCAAATTTTGATGACATCCTTACAAATTCAGATGCATTTATGGTGGCACGAGGTGACCTTGGAATGGAGATTCCCATTGAAAAGATATTTCTAGCACAGAAGGTGATGATTTACAAGTGTAACATCCAAGGAAAACCTGTTGTCACTGCAACACAGATGTTGGAATCCATGATAAAGTCTCCCCGGCCAACCAGGGCTGAGGCCACTGATGTTGCCAATGCAGTTCTTGATGGCACGGACTGTGTGATGTTAAGTGGTGAAACCGCAGCTGGAGCTTACCCGGAACTTGCTGTTCAGACCATGGCCAAAATATGTGTAGAAGCAGAAAGCACTCTTGATTATGGAGATGTCTTCAAAAGGATTATGGAACACTCGCCAGTGCCAATGAGTCCGTTAGAAAGCCTGGCTTCTTCAGCTGTTAGAACAGCAAATTCAGCAAAAGCATCTCTTATATTGGTCTTAACCAGGGGAGGAAGTACTGCAAAGCTGGTGGCTAAGTATAGGCCTGGAATGCCCATTTTATCCATGGTTGTCCCCGAGATCCAGACTGATTCGTTCGACTGGTCGTGCAGTGATGAAGCTCCAGCAAGGCACAGCTTAGTGTATCGGGGTTTGATCCCAGTTTTATATGCTGGATCTGCCAGAGCTTCTCATGAAGAGACAACAGAGGAAGCATTGGAGTTTGCTATTCAGCATGCCAAGGCAAAGGGATTATGCCAAAATGGGGATTCGATTGTTGCTCTGCATCGGATTGGGACTGCATCCGTGATCAAGATCTTGACTGCAAAGTGA